The proteins below are encoded in one region of Oncorhynchus nerka isolate Pitt River linkage group LG15, Oner_Uvic_2.0, whole genome shotgun sequence:
- the LOC115142618 gene encoding myeloid-associated differentiation marker-like produces the protein MPVIVLEASDLTSPLSLVRMWALLSGCLTFSLVASLVPSELTSDTHQPSFRILCMFTWCLFFILTLLIHVVNIIQFHSLVPISWKNLTVTVAALATLMTLSATVTFPWAVMCHEGAWPRPIAASLASCLTFLAYATEAYLIRNQTQDQKGYMASVPGLLKVLQLWGGCEMIVLVVEQVRGALVKVGLAAVGWQLWVSGAWYALCLLMSLGTVMVVLGDCAGRCPLPFDRLLAGFSLTGVLLYVVATILCFTRVLELRKRDQDLTDRKTGPTLVVMEAVMASITLLAYTVDLAFSIKLLRDRSHA, from the coding sequence ATGCCTGTAATTGTACTGGAGGCCAGTGATCTGACCAGCCCTCTGTCTCTGGTGCGCATGTGGGCTCTCCTGTCCGGTTGCCTTACCTTCAGCCTGGTAGCCTCCCTGGTTCCCTCGGAGCTGACCTCTGACACCCACCAGCCCTCCTTCAGGATCCTCTGCATGTTCACCTGGTGCCTCTTCTTCATCCTCACCCTCCTAATCCACGTGGTCAACATCATCCAGTTCCACAGCCTGGTCCCCATCTCCTGGAAGAACCTGACCGTGACTGTGGCGGCTCTCGCCACCCTCATGACCCTCAGCGCCACAGTCACCTTCCCCTGGGCAGTCATGTGTCATGAAGGTGCCTGGCCCCGTCCTATTGCCGCCTCCTTGGCGTCGTGTCTCACCTTCCTGGCCTATGCAACCGAGGCCTATCTCATCCGCAACCAGACCCAGGACCAGAAGGGCTACATGGCCAGTGTGCCCGGCCTGCTCAAGGTGCTCCAGCTCTGGGGAGGATGTGAGATGATCGTCCTGGTGGTGGAGCAGGTCCGTGGAGCTTTGGTAAAAGTAGGGTTGgcagctgtgggttggcagctaTGGGTGTCTGGGGCGTGGTATGCCCTCTGTCTCCTAATGTCCCTGGGTACAGTGATGGTGGTTCTAGGGGACTGTGCTGGGCGATGCCCCCTGCCCTTTGACCGCCTGCTGGCTGGCTTCAGTCTGACAGGGGTGCTTCTCTATGTGGTCGCCACCATACTGTGTTTtaccagagtcctggagctacggAAACGCGACCAAGACCTCACAGACAGGAAAACTGGGCCCACCCTTGTGGTCATGGAAGCGGTGATGGCCAGCATTACCCTGCTAGCTTACACAGTGGACCTGGCCTTCTCTATCAAACTGCTGCGGGATAGGAGTCATGCCTGA